The Phoenix dactylifera cultivar Barhee BC4 unplaced genomic scaffold, palm_55x_up_171113_PBpolish2nd_filt_p 000914F, whole genome shotgun sequence genome includes a window with the following:
- the LOC120107594 gene encoding F-box protein At1g47056-like: MPTLWESVVPRLRRPQAVLPRCRRWLVVEGQSRHRLSLDSRAALLEAAPSLFSRFDGVSKLALKCDRRSDSIGDEALDLISLRCPNLTRLKLRACRALTERGMAALAKHCPNLRKLSCGSCTFGAKGVEAVLRGCPLLEEISIKRLRGWIW; the protein is encoded by the exons ATGCCGACGCTTTGGGAGAGCGTCG TCCCTCGGCTCCGGCGACCGCAAGCGGTGCTCCCTCGTTGCCGGCGATGGCTCGTCGTCGAGGGTCAGAGCCGCCACCGCCTCTCCCTAGACTCCCGTGCCGCCCTCCTGGAGGCCGCCCCGTCCCTCTTCTCCCGCTTCGACGGCGTATCCAAGCTTGCCCTCAAATGCGACCGCCGCTCCGACAGCATCGGTGACGAGGCCCTCGACCTGATCTCCCTCCGCTGCCCCAACCTCACCCGCCTCAAGCTCCGCGCCTGCCGTGCCCTCACGGAGCGGGGCATGGCCGCGCTCGCCAAGCACTGCCCCAATCTCCGCAAGCTCTCGTGCGGCTCCTGCACCTTCGGCGCCAAGGGCGTGGAGGCCGTCCTCCGGGGGTGCCCCCTCCTGGAGGAGATCTCCATCAAGCGCCTTCGTGGCTGGATTTGGTGA
- the LOC120107592 gene encoding chitin elicitor receptor kinase 1-like, with amino-acid sequence MQSNRFMKALHLFKVMQLEKSAKPDVMKAAIKKMDMQSSKEFFAELNVLTHVHHFNLVRLLGYCIKDSLFLVYEYIENGNLSQHLRGSGRNPLPWSARVQIALDSARGLEYIHEHTVPQYIHRDIKSANILIDKNFRGKVADFGLTKLSEFGILPDPTRAVGTFGYMPPEYAQLGDVSTKVDVYAFGVVLYELISAKEAVVKAGAATEFMGLVALFEDALGQPEPREHLRKLVDPRLGDNYPIDSVYKMAQLAKACTQLEPQLRPSMRSIVVALMILSSSTEDLDIDALYGNPALANLMSGR; translated from the exons ATGCAGAGTAACAGGTTCATGAAGGCTCTGCACCTCTTTAAAGTGATGCAACTGGAGAAGAGTGCAAAGCCAGATGTGATG AAAGCTGCAATCAAGAAGATGGATATGCAATCATCTAAAGAATTCTTTGCAGAACTGAACGTTCTGACCCATGTTCATCACTTCAATTTG GTGCGTTTATTAGGCTATTGCATCAAGGACTCTTTATTTCTTGTTTATGAATATATTGAGAATGGCAATTTAAGCCAACATTTGCGTGGGTCAG GCAGGAATCCACTGCCATGGTCTGCTAGAGTTCAGATTGCTCTTGATTCGGCAAGGGGTTTAGAGTATATTCATGAGCATACAGTTCCACAATATATACATCGTgatatcaaatcagcaaacattTTGATAGACAAGAATTTCCGTGGAAAG GTTGCAGATTTTGGGTTAACAAAACTTTCTGAATTTGGAATTTTGCCAGATCCTACTCGTGCTGTTGGAACATTTGGTTACATGCCTCCAGA GTATGCTCAGTTAGGTGATGTCTCTACAAAAGTGGATGTATATGCATTTGGTGTTGTCCTATATGAACTTATTTCAGCCAAAGAAGCTGTGGTGAAGGCAGGAGCGGCAACAGAATTTATGGGCTTAGTTGCTCTG TTTGAGGATGCTCTTGGCCAACCCGAACCGAGAGAGCATTTGCGAAAACTGGTTGATCCAAGGCTAGGTGACAACTACCCGATCGACTCGGTTTATAAG atgGCCCAGCTTGCTAAGGCCTGCACCCAGCTGGAGCCTCAACTGAGGCCAAGCATGCGATCCATTGTGGTTGCATTGATGATACTATCATCCTCTACCGAGGATTTGGACATTGATGCCTTATATGGAAACCCAGCTCTCGCCAATCTCATGTCAGGAAGGTAG
- the LOC103721415 gene encoding NDR1/HIN1-like protein 10 has protein sequence MSHSPKSNPAGSYHGLSIPPQPYHQKPQSCRCCLLSTTYKTLIALCIFLGIAILVLWLIFRPHKIKAAVETATLTRFNLTGTNLTSLSYNLSADISLRNSYRRVGIYYDDLHGETYYNGERFGFMTLPTFYQGHKNTTMLHPVMEGTSVFGLESSGMDEFRNEEKMGFFNVDVWLIGQIRYKFGSVVSRRRRLRVRCNKLRVPLVTKETPGAAGFGRTECHVAHY, from the coding sequence ATGAGTCATTCACCTAAGTCCAATCCCGCCGGATCATACCACGGCCTGTCAATTCCTCCCCAACCCTACCACCAAAAGCCCCAAAGCTGCCGCTGCTGCCTCCTCAGCACCACCTACAAAACCTTAATCGCCTTATGCATCTTCCTCGGCATTGCTATCCTCGTCCTCTGGCTTATATTTCGACCCCACAAGATCAAAGCCGCAGTCGAGACCGCCACCCTCACCCGCTTCAACCTCACTGGCACAAACCTTACCTCCCTCTCCTACAACCTCTCCGCCGACATCAGTCTCCGAAACTCCTACAGGAGGGTTGGCATCTATTATGACGATCTCCATGGCGAGACCTACTACAACGGCGAGCGGTTCGGTTTCATGACACTTCCTACCTTTTACCAGGGCCACAAGAACACTACCATGTTGCACCCAGTCATGGAGGGGACGTCGGTCTTCGGGCTCGAGAGCTCCGGCATGGATGAATTCAGGAACGAAGAGAAGATGGGGTTCTTCAACGTGGACGTTTGGTTAATCGGACAAATAAGGTACAAGTTTGGGTCGGTGGTCTCGAGGCGCCGCCGGCTGAGGGTAAGGTGCAATAAGTTGAGGGTCCCGTTGGTGACGAAGGAGACTCCGGGAGCAGCCGGGTTTGGGAGGACAGAGTGCCATGTGGCCCATTACTGA